ATCAGAAGAACAAGGTGAAGTTCAAAATCATGAGTCTCAAAGTGAAAGAAGGAGTGGACTACGTACCTGAGCTGGTATGTTTTGTACCTTCTCATATCATATTTTAGTACCATCTCAGTGAAGAGAGTGGGAGAGGGATGATAGGAATCGGGATTTCTTTGTTGCAAAAGATGAAAGTAACTTTAATGGTTTTATTCAGTATCATAAAGGTAGATTTACCAAGTGTTGTGCCTTTTCAAAAAACTATAACCCAATAGAGCTCCAAAACTTACATTGGGCATCAAATAGAATGATTAACGTTCAAATGTTGTGTGTGCTGTTGGCACCCCATTTTAATGTCAATGTGGACTATTATCACAGTAATTTTGATAGTAAGCCCCAATTTTGTTAGTTCCTTGTAGAAGAATTCATCTTGATATTATCTATACCTATATTATCATTGATTGCCCAAGAGCTGAAACGGCTATATTGTTCCCTCCTTTGAAGCCTTGCATGGAGCATGGATTTTATTTCTTTAAGCCAGGAAAAGATAACTCAACTCAACATGGGTTGCTTCTTAAGTTGGCAATCAGCTTTCTTTGGAGAATTCGAAGGACTCATAATGTGCAGACATTTCATTACTGGTTAATGTAAATTGGGAAGAGACCTAAACAGTTTGATATGAAGGGTTATAAGTTGAGTTGACTAGATATTACTTTTTATTGTCTGCTTGGACCTTGGAAAATACAATCTTGTTTCAATTGACTTGACGTATTCTTGCCCTCGGTTTTATCATAAATGGTCATTATGGTCACCTTTTTCGGCGAAGGAAAAAGTATGACCAGAAGAATTAGATAGAGGCTGAGAGTATGTGTATGGGTCAGAGGAACAGAAACAGAGACTTCACACAAAATCCAGACTTTAAAAAGATCCAGAGATATATCTTCACATGCTTAGATGACGCTTTTCTGTAATTCATGTGTTTGTCAAGCAGTTGTAATAGGTTATGTGTTGCTTGAATGTTGAAATTCCATCCCTTTCAGAACCAGTTAATGTTCAAAAACGGATTTTCTTGCAGTTTGACGAACAAAAGGATCTAGTCTCAGTGGAACGAATCTTGAAGGTTGTATTTATTGATCCAGAAAGGCCTAGTCCTGTAAGTCAAAATTATCTGTGTAGTGAAACTATCTCAGGATAGTATTGATGTGCACTGGTAACGGCAAATTGGTATTTTTAGGCTTTGGAAAAACTGAAGAGACAGCTTAATGAAGCTGATGCTGCAGTTGAGGCTCGAAAGAAGCCACCTCCTGTGGAGGTGGGTCCTCGTGTTGTAGCTGAAGGACTTGTAATTGATGAATGGGTATGTAAAATCTTCTgactatagtttgttccatttcaatgttatttaacattaattttgtatttcacaTATCTTTTACCTTCTAAATTTCCTCCAAATGTGTATAGAAAGAAAGAAGGGAGAGGTACTTGGCCAGGCAACAAGTTCAAGCAGTAGATTCAGTGTGAAAAGCAATTTGTTCTTCCAGTTAGTGTTTTTGCTCAGAGGAAGATGCCTGGTTGCTATGATATAGGATGATTCATTATATTATGATTGGAATAGGTTGTGAAAATATTTGGCTTTTTTTGGAGGAGCATTCCGAGGTGTACATAGTAGAGTTTGCTTGTTTGTTAAATAAATATAAGTCTCACTCACTTCCATCTTCTTGTGAAATGATGATCGTTGTTTAAATAATGGATTATTCATGAACATATCATTCTTTCGTTGTGCTTCTATGTTATGATGAAACATAAACAAGCACATTCACCTCTGTAATATCTGCATCAAATGAAATTCTCACTTGTGCATGCTTGTTTGATTCCGAGACATTTTCTTTGTACAAGTGTTCTTGAAGGTTAATGGCTAGTTTTCTTGGAAGCATGTTTAACAATTTGTCTTAAGTTGCAAATACCAGCATGCAATGTAACTTTCAATGCAGTTTTTCAAGCATAAAAAACCATTTAAAACAGTGCTCATATGAAAAGGAAGAACAGAAAGAAAGAGGAGggaaaatagatataattaagtAAAAACCTAAACTAGAGCAGATTCTGTACATATGTATAGCCTGAACATGACAAAAGGAAAATGATATTTATACACTCAAATTAGTTGTACAATCATAGTTATCAAAACAGAATGAATATCATATATCTTCTGGGAGGTGAAAATTCTGTGAACCGAAGATTTGATGTGTGTTGGTTTGAATAAAGAGTGCTAGGCCACACTTGCTGCTGTTGAAGGAACTCCACAAGGGGAAAGTGATTGTTCCTGATACTGTCTTCTTTGGAGGAAGGTCTACCACATTGCATAGCTTTTCAAGTTTTCTGACAACATAGTCATTGGAAAGAACACGACCTTTGTTCTCCCCTCTTGGGCAGTCAGTGACCAAACCGTTTTCATACAATGCCACCATCACAGCTACACCATTGCTGTCCACTTTCATCCTCAATGCACCTGTCAGCATTACTTCCAATGCATCTGATGTAGGCCTTCTGAAAGTTGCCTGATACAAACAGTTTCCTCAAATGTTAAACTACATAAACTTTTGTTGCAATATTGATTTTCTAAGAAACTTAGCATGAGATTtggtttgcatttttattttctgattttatttttaagattttataaaaaaataaaaaaagaaaacaggAAATGGAAAAAAATTCTACTTTCTTTTATTAATGGCAAGTATGAATGATTTAAATGGAATGGATGACTAATGAATAATGATTGATTTGAAGCCCTATGGATGATGAAAAACACACAGAATTTGTCCTATTTCCTACTAATCCCATAAAAACATGATTTTGGCATATTAATATTGATTTGGTGAGCAAGTGGCGTCCCACGTTGTTGCGTGAAATGATGACATTGTGATTGAAAAATCCATTATGTCAACATCTAAGGTCCATTAACATATGATGTAAATTGCAATGACTCTTTTGGAAAAGTACTGCCAACTCTTAATTTAAAGTTGCCATTAACGTCGATTGTTTTTAAGTGATCATTGACTAAAAGTCCCACATAAGGCGTTGGCACCATATCTTTTTGGTGCGATGTACAtagtaatttaatttcttgtttaagAAAGGAATCAACAAATTAAAAGTAGATAATGGATAAAATCATGTATCCTAGTAAAAACATTATTTCTAGCATGGCACGAAAAACGTTACAGGTAATGCTCATCTTCTTATTCCAATTTCAAGAAGGAAAAACATAATTCCATGATAAGAAACCATTATTCCGaatcttaaaaataattattaaaaaaaattaacaattaaaaattACCACTGAATTAATGTACGTGCATGCAtgaattgattaattaattaaccaACCTGGAATGTAGGAGCAGGGAACCTGGGTACAGAGTTGATGGCTTCAATGAGGGCATTCTCGTCATTTCCTATGCAATGGGCCTGGCCTTGGACTATGACCTGTGGGGTGAATATGGTATCAAGCCCAAGGGCCTGAACGTAGGCTTTTTGTCTAACCGTCCACTGGCTTGACCCAAATGGGTCCTTCCAGCCCACATAGTCCCAATAATCCACGTGGTAGGCCAGAAGCACCACCGGAAAGCCCAGCTGGAAGTCCCCCCTCCCCAGCCGCGACAGCACCAGGTCTGCCGCCGGCGATGTCCCGCACCCCTGGGACGTGAACATCTCCANNNNNNNNNNNNNNNNNNNNNNNNNNNNNNNNNNNNNNNNNNNNNNNNNNNNNNNNNNNNNNNNNNNNNNNNNNNNNNNNNNNNNNNNNNNNNNNNNNNNNNNNNNNNNNNNNNNNNNNNNNNNNNNNNNNNNNNNNNNNNNNNNNNNNNNNNNNNNNNNNNNNNNNNNNNNNNNNNNNNNNNNNNNNNNNNNNNNNNNNNNNNNNNNNNNNNNNNNNNNNNNNNNNNNNNNNNNNNNNNNNNNNNNNNNNNNNNNNNNNNNNNNNNNNNNNNNNNNNNNNNNNNNNNNNNNNNNNNNNNNNNNNNNNNNNNNNNNNNNNNNNNNNNNNNNNNNNNNNNNNNNNNNNNNNNNNNNNNNNNNNNNNNNNNNNNNNNNNNNNNNNNNNNNNNNNNNNNNNNNNNNNNNNNNNNNNNNNNNNNNNNNNNNNNNNNNNNNNNNNNNNNNNNNNNNNNNNNNNNNNNNNNNNNNNNNNNNNNNNNNNNNNNNNNNNNNNNNNNNNNNNNNNNNNNNNNNNNNNNNNNNNNNNNNNNNNNNNNNNNNNNNNNNNNNNNNNNNNNNNNNNNNNNNNNNNNNNNNNNNNNNNNNNNNNNNNNNNNNNNNNNNNNNNNNNNNNNNNNNNNNNNNNNNNNNNNNNNNNNNNNNNNNNNNNNNNNNNNNNNNNNNNNNNNNNNNNTTTCCGAAGCATGATGACCAGAGTGCCCGCGGCGCCATCAGATGGAATTCGAATGGTGGCTGCCGCCGGAGAATGCGGTGGCGAGTCACGAGAGATGTTGTGGTTTGTGTGCACGTGCGCCGCACGTGTGTGTATGTTGAGAGTTGAGAAAGATGGGGATGAATA
The DNA window shown above is from Arachis ipaensis cultivar K30076 chromosome B08, Araip1.1, whole genome shotgun sequence and carries:
- the LOC107612307 gene encoding uncharacterized protein LOC107612307 → MFTSQGCGTSPAADLVLSRLGRGDFQLGFPVVLLAYHVDYWDYVGWKDPFGSSQWTVRQKAYVQALGLDTIFTPQVIVQGQAHCIGNDENALIEAINSVPRFPAPTFQATFRRPTSDALEVMLTGALRMKVDSNGVAVMVALYENGLVTDCPRGENKGRVLSNDYVVRKLEKLCNVVDLPPKKTVSGTITFPLWSSFNSSKCGLALFIQTNTHQIFGSQNFHLPEDI